The following are from one region of the Treponema denticola genome:
- a CDS encoding ABC-F family ATP-binding cassette domain-containing protein, with product MPFIQLSKISLAFGDRDILKDITLILTAGTKAALTGANGCGKSTLMKIVAGQIKADSGDIASEKDTSIAYLPQSGIVHKGKTLAEEAETAFAYGYDIIKAMDEIGEKMKTEKDEQKLLTLANDYHALQTRLDNSGWNSKKGLIDETLRGLGFSSADFNKNTEEFSGGWQMRIALAKVLLQNADIIVLDEPTNYLDIEARSWLELWLKKFKGGFLLVSHDRYFLDQTVTETYELFKGTLKKYKGTYSDYERIRTIEVEGLIKAYEQQQEEIAKTEDFIRKFRYTESRAALVQDRIRRLEKMERIELPEHLKKIRFSFPPAPHSGKIVLQAEGISKAYSQTGGLHRVIENLDLIVEKGERLVLAGKNGAGKSTLLRILAGEDKNFTGSLKEGAGVKMGYFSQDESETITGNESIIDLLERSAPTDLVPKLYDMLAAFLFRGDDIYKSLSVLSGGEKSRLALLLLLLKPLNLLILDEPTNHLDLHSKDVLLDALKRFDGTVVFVSHDKGFIQDLATRVLELKADEEGLNPSRIRNFPGSYDYYLYRIEQEEAENKNEAIRKTDTPNTSANLSYEEQKRLRSERRKLEKEEERLLNEIEKCETEIAENEALLAEPEVYSNGEKSRAVQKKIEELRARAEELSEIWAEAASKLEASV from the coding sequence ATGCCCTTTATACAGCTTTCAAAGATTTCCCTCGCCTTTGGGGACAGGGACATTTTAAAAGATATAACCCTCATCTTAACAGCCGGAACAAAGGCGGCTCTTACCGGAGCAAACGGCTGCGGAAAGTCTACCTTAATGAAGATTGTTGCCGGTCAAATAAAGGCGGATTCAGGGGATATAGCCTCAGAAAAAGATACGTCAATAGCCTATCTTCCTCAATCGGGAATCGTCCACAAGGGCAAAACCTTGGCGGAAGAGGCCGAAACAGCCTTTGCCTACGGCTACGATATTATCAAGGCCATGGATGAGATCGGCGAAAAAATGAAAACCGAAAAAGATGAGCAAAAACTCCTCACATTGGCAAACGATTATCATGCCTTGCAGACAAGGCTTGACAATTCCGGCTGGAATTCAAAAAAGGGGCTTATTGACGAAACCTTACGAGGCTTGGGCTTTTCTTCAGCGGATTTTAATAAGAACACGGAAGAATTTTCGGGCGGCTGGCAAATGCGTATAGCCCTTGCAAAGGTTCTTTTACAAAATGCCGACATAATTGTGCTTGACGAACCCACAAACTACCTCGATATCGAAGCCCGATCTTGGCTTGAGCTTTGGCTTAAAAAATTTAAGGGAGGCTTTTTGCTTGTAAGCCATGACCGATACTTTTTGGATCAAACTGTAACCGAAACTTACGAGCTTTTTAAAGGAACCTTAAAAAAATATAAGGGAACCTACAGCGATTATGAGAGGATAAGAACTATTGAAGTCGAAGGCCTCATAAAGGCTTATGAACAGCAGCAGGAAGAAATAGCCAAAACCGAAGACTTTATCCGTAAATTCAGATATACCGAAAGCCGCGCAGCCTTGGTGCAGGACAGAATAAGGCGGCTCGAAAAAATGGAAAGAATAGAGCTTCCCGAACACCTAAAAAAAATCCGCTTCAGCTTTCCTCCGGCACCCCATTCGGGAAAGATAGTCCTTCAGGCAGAAGGAATAAGCAAGGCGTATAGTCAAACCGGCGGCCTTCATAGGGTAATCGAAAATTTGGATTTAATCGTCGAAAAGGGAGAACGCCTTGTTTTGGCAGGAAAAAACGGAGCAGGAAAATCGACCCTTCTGCGTATTCTTGCAGGAGAGGATAAAAACTTTACAGGGAGCTTAAAAGAAGGGGCCGGAGTTAAAATGGGCTATTTTTCGCAAGATGAATCCGAGACCATTACGGGGAACGAAAGCATAATAGACCTTCTCGAACGCTCGGCTCCGACCGATCTTGTTCCTAAGCTTTACGATATGCTTGCAGCCTTTTTATTCCGAGGGGACGATATTTATAAAAGCCTTTCGGTCCTATCGGGAGGAGAAAAATCGAGGCTTGCCCTCCTCCTTCTTCTTTTAAAGCCCTTGAACCTTTTAATCTTGGATGAGCCCACAAACCATTTGGATTTACATTCAAAGGATGTGCTCTTGGATGCCTTAAAACGATTTGACGGAACCGTAGTCTTTGTATCTCACGATAAGGGCTTCATACAGGACCTTGCAACAAGGGTATTGGAACTAAAGGCTGATGAAGAAGGCTTAAATCCCTCAAGAATCAGAAATTTTCCGGGAAGCTACGATTATTATCTTTATCGGATCGAACAAGAGGAGGCCGAAAACAAAAACGAGGCTATAAGAAAAACCGATACGCCAAATACTTCTGCCAACCTATCTTACGAGGAACAAAAACGGCTCCGCTCGGAAAGAAGAAAATTAGAAAAAGAAGAAGAAAGACTTTTAAACGAAATAGAAAAATGCGAAACGGAGATAGCAGAAAATGAAGCCCTCCTCGCCGAGCCCGAAGTATACTCCAACGGCGAAAAAAGCAGGGCTGTTCAGAAAAAAATAGAAGAGCTAAGGGCAAGGGCTGAGGAACTTTCGGAAATCTGGGCAGAGGCAGCTTCCAAATTGGAAGCGAGTGTTTAA
- a CDS encoding NAD(+) synthase yields the protein MDKKKDFNFCIEELGFYRIAVSSPKISLADIEENVNLHLQEIKRAEKDGANLILFPRLSITGASLGSVFKQSLLIEKALDAVKILAEKTKQFSIVSVIGFPFLYGQNLYACSAVIENGKLIALVPHLPYGFLSSYFCDFEDAPCLIPLCGENIPFGKEFKFIVSYKDSCGFNTGFSFSFDSSSCADLILNPLAEPSKPLGSSAMRQGYKALSAAKKSAIAFANCGMGESVSDYVFAGECGIFENGKELEFTSFAKDFYIASDIDTEFLKGQKLSSRLSKTSDSDWEIVIEKERFNTKKTLNYHVQKNPFLPDCDELHKKFIYKNFFSELIFFQSSALARRLQCIGCSKCLVGISGGLDSSLALLASAYALKLLNIDFKNLYAVTMPGFGTTEKTKNNASVLAKTLGCTLLEIPIEKAMMQHFSDIGQDIDNHDIAYENAQARERTQILMDKANQIGGIMVGSGDLSESALGWMTYGGDQMSMYEVNSSIPKTLLKDCILAFAENKIFFEDEKKNSAFFELLSNIINTPVSPELLPPENGEISQKTEDILGPYELHDFFIYHAIGNGFSPKKVYFLACEAFKNSSYSKADILKWLSLFYKRFFSQQFKRSCSPEGASVTGFSLSPRGEWLMPSEISAKIWLTELEFLLKIM from the coding sequence ATGGATAAAAAAAAGGACTTTAATTTTTGTATTGAAGAACTCGGCTTTTACCGTATTGCGGTTTCATCTCCTAAAATTTCTCTTGCAGACATAGAAGAAAATGTAAATCTTCATCTTCAAGAGATAAAAAGAGCCGAAAAAGATGGTGCAAACCTTATTCTTTTTCCTCGGCTTTCAATTACGGGGGCTTCCTTAGGTTCCGTTTTTAAACAGTCTCTTTTAATCGAAAAAGCCCTTGACGCGGTAAAGATATTAGCCGAAAAAACTAAGCAGTTTTCTATTGTGTCTGTTATCGGTTTTCCTTTTTTATATGGGCAAAATCTTTATGCTTGTTCGGCCGTAATCGAAAACGGAAAACTTATAGCTCTTGTTCCGCATCTTCCTTACGGATTTTTAAGTTCCTATTTTTGCGATTTTGAAGATGCTCCATGCCTGATTCCGCTTTGCGGAGAAAATATTCCCTTTGGAAAGGAATTTAAATTTATTGTAAGCTATAAGGATTCTTGCGGTTTTAACACAGGCTTTTCATTTTCGTTTGATTCTTCTTCTTGTGCCGACCTTATTTTAAATCCTCTTGCAGAGCCTTCAAAGCCTCTTGGTTCTTCTGCTATGCGGCAGGGGTATAAGGCTCTTTCAGCCGCAAAAAAATCGGCCATTGCTTTTGCAAACTGCGGAATGGGGGAGTCGGTTTCGGATTATGTTTTTGCAGGTGAATGCGGGATTTTTGAAAACGGAAAAGAACTTGAGTTTACATCATTTGCAAAAGATTTTTACATAGCTTCCGACATTGATACGGAATTTTTAAAAGGGCAAAAATTAAGCTCAAGGCTTTCGAAAACTTCTGATTCCGATTGGGAAATTGTAATCGAAAAAGAACGCTTTAATACCAAGAAGACCTTAAACTATCATGTACAAAAAAATCCTTTTTTACCTGATTGTGATGAACTTCATAAAAAGTTTATCTATAAGAATTTCTTTTCGGAGCTTATTTTCTTTCAAAGCTCTGCCCTTGCAAGGCGGCTTCAGTGTATAGGGTGTTCAAAGTGCCTTGTAGGTATTTCCGGAGGCTTGGATTCTTCTTTGGCCCTCCTTGCAAGTGCCTATGCCCTTAAACTTTTAAATATTGATTTTAAAAATCTTTATGCCGTTACTATGCCGGGTTTCGGCACGACCGAAAAAACAAAGAACAATGCTTCGGTTCTTGCAAAGACCTTGGGCTGTACGCTTTTGGAAATCCCTATTGAAAAGGCTATGATGCAGCACTTTTCCGACATAGGTCAGGATATCGATAATCATGATATTGCTTATGAAAATGCCCAAGCCCGTGAAAGAACTCAAATTTTGATGGATAAGGCAAACCAAATCGGCGGTATAATGGTGGGCTCGGGAGACCTCTCTGAGTCGGCCTTGGGATGGATGACCTACGGAGGGGATCAGATGTCGATGTACGAGGTCAACTCCTCAATTCCAAAGACTCTTCTAAAAGATTGTATACTTGCCTTTGCCGAAAATAAGATTTTTTTTGAAGATGAAAAGAAAAATTCCGCATTTTTTGAGCTTCTATCAAATATAATAAATACGCCTGTAAGTCCGGAACTTCTTCCGCCTGAAAACGGAGAAATTTCTCAAAAAACCGAGGATATACTAGGTCCCTATGAACTTCACGATTTCTTTATTTATCATGCAATAGGAAACGGTTTTTCGCCTAAAAAGGTTTATTTTCTTGCTTGTGAAGCCTTTAAGAATTCCTCTTATTCCAAGGCCGATATTTTAAAATGGCTGAGCCTTTTTTACAAAAGATTTTTCTCCCAGCAGTTTAAAAGATCCTGCAGTCCCGAGGGGGCTTCGGTTACCGGTTTTTCCCTTTCTCCCCGAGGTGAATGGCTTATGCCGTCCGAAATATCTGCAAAAATATGGCTGACAGAGCTTGAATTTTTACTCAAAATTATGTAA
- the lgt gene encoding prolipoprotein diacylglyceryl transferase yields MLLAIQYPSWLHPEIIPGLPFLRWYGLMYLVAFGIAYFLFSYQVRNGEFERYSGCQKAMTQDDIADLFIWGILGLILGARIFGTLVYNPETYLKAPWLIFWPFARDGAGNLTFTGFQGMSYHGGFIGGFFGVVLWTKKSKFKFAAVADLMAVSIPLGYTFGRLGNFANGELYGRITTSKIGMIFPQTPISDRFYLAESWVRDFAEQAGLLVQDGASMINLPRHPSQLYEAFFEGIILWLILWLLRKKKPFDGFLVCVYTLGYGFFRFFIEYFRQPDANKGYPISFGTGAANIYVYESWKNISTGQILCSLMILASLAAMLILYLQEKKLKEKKGK; encoded by the coding sequence ATGCTTTTAGCTATACAATATCCTTCATGGCTTCATCCCGAAATTATTCCGGGGCTGCCTTTTTTAAGATGGTACGGTCTTATGTATCTTGTTGCCTTTGGAATAGCCTATTTTTTGTTTTCTTATCAGGTAAGGAATGGCGAATTTGAGCGATATTCCGGCTGTCAAAAAGCTATGACACAAGATGATATTGCAGACCTTTTTATCTGGGGAATTTTAGGGCTTATTTTGGGTGCGCGAATTTTCGGAACCTTGGTCTATAACCCTGAAACTTACTTAAAAGCGCCTTGGCTTATTTTTTGGCCATTTGCAAGGGATGGAGCCGGAAATCTAACCTTTACGGGCTTTCAAGGTATGTCCTATCACGGAGGCTTTATAGGCGGTTTTTTTGGGGTCGTCCTCTGGACAAAAAAATCTAAATTTAAATTTGCGGCAGTTGCAGACCTTATGGCCGTTTCAATTCCTCTAGGCTACACCTTCGGACGTCTCGGTAACTTTGCAAACGGTGAGCTTTACGGCCGCATAACGACGAGCAAGATAGGAATGATTTTTCCTCAAACTCCAATTTCCGACCGATTTTATCTGGCCGAAAGTTGGGTCAGGGATTTTGCAGAACAAGCAGGTTTGCTTGTACAGGATGGAGCCTCTATGATAAATCTGCCCCGCCATCCGAGCCAGCTCTATGAGGCCTTTTTTGAAGGGATTATTCTTTGGCTTATCTTATGGCTGCTTCGCAAGAAGAAGCCCTTTGACGGCTTTTTGGTTTGTGTTTATACATTGGGCTACGGCTTTTTTAGATTTTTTATCGAATATTTCCGCCAGCCGGATGCCAATAAGGGCTATCCCATTTCGTTTGGGACAGGGGCCGCCAATATTTATGTTTATGAATCATGGAAAAACATATCTACCGGACAAATTCTATGTAGTTTGATGATCTTAGCCTCTCTTGCTGCGATGTTAATTCTTTATTTGCAAGAAAAAAAGTTAAAAGAAAAAAAAGGAAAATAG
- a CDS encoding SH3 domain-containing protein, whose translation MNNFFQKRKLFIFIAVIAASSALFFSSCSKRLGYGVVNWSIPEYNLTAGDIIPVYVKSNIEKVYIVGLNEKTAVRVEIPLWQITFFESKKDAAGFQARLSEHKHAYARVKLDGLPMRSNPDNTSNQVYRLKLGQLVKILWFGEGVPVLKGGKPMDGQWYEVITEDGVRGWCFSYNLSIYDERESESSENTNLAQEKDEELEAVLNEFWYPENYRKMINNRQVDLDKISLTWGFFPGLRSGIARVELQNTRLSFPYTKVVKIGNKYLFEGTNLSMQIRGKDIITLEFSDNNGKLRQENFITLNATPENIINNEIKRREAVIQKIAKTSSEFTSENFGSLKILPEGQFIWSGYNLLSPSIIPSGAGSSGKVSLKHFLDKKLLSDYEGVLSFKFEKNPEPVVFMYSISSKGLRLEAVESSSIKDNIVTRRSLDPVIVFFAAN comes from the coding sequence ATGAATAATTTTTTTCAAAAACGAAAGCTTTTTATTTTTATCGCAGTGATTGCTGCGTCGTCAGCTCTTTTTTTTAGCTCATGTTCAAAAAGACTGGGTTACGGTGTAGTAAACTGGTCAATTCCCGAATATAACCTTACTGCAGGAGATATAATTCCGGTTTATGTAAAATCGAATATTGAAAAGGTTTACATTGTAGGCCTCAACGAAAAAACGGCAGTCAGGGTCGAGATTCCTCTTTGGCAGATTACCTTTTTTGAGTCAAAAAAAGATGCCGCCGGATTTCAGGCAAGGTTAAGCGAACATAAACACGCTTATGCAAGGGTTAAGTTGGATGGTCTTCCGATGCGGTCAAACCCCGACAATACCTCAAATCAGGTTTACCGATTAAAATTAGGACAACTTGTAAAGATTCTTTGGTTCGGAGAAGGAGTTCCCGTTTTAAAGGGCGGAAAGCCGATGGATGGCCAGTGGTATGAGGTTATAACCGAGGACGGCGTAAGAGGTTGGTGCTTTTCATATAATCTAAGCATCTATGATGAAAGAGAAAGCGAATCCTCCGAAAACACAAATTTAGCACAAGAAAAAGATGAAGAGCTTGAGGCGGTTCTAAACGAATTTTGGTATCCCGAAAATTACCGAAAGATGATAAACAACAGGCAGGTTGATCTCGATAAAATAAGCCTTACTTGGGGCTTCTTCCCCGGTCTACGGTCAGGTATTGCAAGGGTCGAACTTCAAAACACAAGGCTTTCTTTTCCATATACGAAGGTTGTCAAAATCGGAAACAAATACCTCTTTGAGGGCACCAACCTTTCGATGCAGATAAGGGGTAAGGATATCATCACTCTCGAATTTTCCGATAATAACGGAAAACTCAGGCAGGAAAACTTTATCACCCTAAATGCCACACCGGAAAATATTATCAATAACGAAATAAAAAGAAGAGAGGCAGTCATACAAAAGATAGCCAAAACTTCATCCGAATTTACATCGGAAAATTTCGGGTCGTTGAAAATACTGCCTGAAGGTCAATTTATTTGGAGCGGTTATAACCTTCTTTCCCCCTCCATTATACCTTCGGGAGCAGGATCTTCAGGAAAAGTAAGCTTAAAACATTTTTTGGACAAAAAACTTTTATCCGACTATGAAGGTGTTTTAAGTTTTAAATTTGAAAAAAATCCTGAGCCGGTTGTATTTATGTACAGTATTTCGTCCAAGGGACTCCGCCTTGAAGCTGTAGAGTCTTCAAGTATAAAGGATAATATTGTAACACGCCGAAGTTTAGATCCGGTAATCGTATTCTTTGCAGCAAACTAA
- a CDS encoding DedA family protein — protein MLMAFLNWIGNYITYFPLVAFIGLLLGGFNLPISEDVLVAMSAFLSHDKKASIPHFLSALYAGAIISDCMVYLWGRLIAKGTISIRLFSKIITKENTYRLLKALQKHGIFTYIVCRFIPFGVRNAVSMTSGFVKYPFYKFFIYDSIAAICNITVLYSLVYCFGRRGGDFMKIFGIVMFVLFLAAGAYLVTSGKLFTFADKKLDQEKK, from the coding sequence ATGTTGATGGCGTTTTTGAACTGGATAGGTAACTATATAACTTATTTCCCACTTGTGGCTTTTATAGGTCTGCTCCTCGGAGGCTTTAATCTACCTATTTCTGAAGATGTACTTGTTGCAATGTCTGCTTTTCTTTCTCACGATAAAAAAGCTTCCATCCCGCATTTTTTGTCGGCCCTTTATGCAGGGGCGATAATAAGTGATTGTATGGTTTACTTGTGGGGAAGACTTATTGCAAAAGGGACTATATCTATCCGGCTTTTTTCTAAGATTATCACAAAAGAAAATACCTACCGCCTTTTAAAGGCCCTGCAAAAACATGGGATTTTTACCTACATCGTTTGCCGCTTTATCCCCTTTGGAGTCCGAAATGCGGTATCAATGACTAGCGGCTTCGTAAAATATCCCTTTTATAAATTTTTTATCTATGATTCAATCGCTGCAATATGTAATATTACCGTATTATACAGCCTTGTTTACTGTTTCGGCAGGAGAGGAGGCGATTTTATGAAGATATTCGGAATCGTAATGTTTGTCCTTTTCTTGGCTGCCGGTGCCTATCTTGTAACTTCGGGAAAGCTTTTTACATTTGCCGATAAAAAACTCGACCAAGAAAAAAAATAA
- a CDS encoding P-loop NTPase: MQIIPIASGKGGVGKSLIAANLAIALGQAGKRVALADLDLGASNLHLVLGVQGRKNGIGTFLTKAAEFKDIIIDTDYENVRFVPGDSEIPGFAALKIYQRNSLVKELLKLDADFLILDLGAGTHLGILDFFLLSSQGIIITSPSVTSTLDAYVFLKNIVFRMMCSSFPAKSNGGIFFEKLKNDVPGMQRLYIPTITQELMNIDPDNTKKFLSKFSHFKPRIIMNMMDDPKDAEKAMKIRRSAKQYLNIDLEHLGVIYTDAVQDKALASRLPVIRYKPQSMISQAIYRIADKLIQSEAENYSGEDFQEFSDYSFMSAEAEAETDFKSKMEYLDDLIGGEVLSSGEMSEIIKSQQFEINVLRNENLLLKTKIAKALKQGLKV; the protein is encoded by the coding sequence ATGCAAATAATTCCTATTGCCAGCGGAAAGGGCGGTGTGGGTAAAAGTCTTATAGCTGCAAATCTTGCAATTGCATTGGGGCAGGCCGGTAAGAGGGTAGCCTTGGCCGACCTTGATTTGGGAGCTTCAAACCTGCACTTAGTTTTAGGTGTTCAAGGACGCAAAAACGGCATAGGCACTTTTTTAACAAAGGCAGCCGAATTTAAAGATATAATAATCGACACGGATTATGAAAATGTAAGATTTGTCCCGGGAGATTCCGAAATTCCCGGCTTTGCAGCTTTAAAAATATATCAGCGTAACTCTTTGGTAAAAGAGCTTTTAAAACTCGATGCCGATTTTTTGATTTTGGATTTAGGTGCCGGAACTCACTTAGGCATCTTAGACTTTTTTTTACTTTCCTCTCAAGGAATAATAATTACATCCCCTTCGGTAACCTCTACTCTTGATGCCTATGTGTTTTTAAAAAACATTGTGTTTAGGATGATGTGCTCTTCATTTCCTGCAAAGTCTAATGGCGGTATATTTTTTGAAAAATTAAAAAATGATGTTCCCGGAATGCAGCGTCTTTATATCCCGACAATAACTCAAGAGTTAATGAATATTGACCCTGACAATACCAAAAAGTTTTTAAGCAAATTTTCACATTTTAAACCCCGCATTATAATGAACATGATGGATGATCCAAAGGATGCGGAAAAGGCTATGAAGATACGCCGTTCTGCAAAGCAGTACCTAAATATTGATCTTGAGCATCTGGGTGTAATATACACGGATGCCGTTCAGGATAAGGCTCTTGCGTCAAGGCTTCCGGTAATCAGGTATAAACCTCAGTCTATGATCTCTCAGGCTATATACCGCATAGCCGATAAACTTATTCAATCTGAAGCCGAAAATTATAGTGGAGAAGACTTTCAAGAATTTTCCGATTATTCTTTTATGTCGGCTGAAGCCGAAGCCGAAACGGACTTTAAGTCTAAAATGGAATATTTGGATGATTTGATAGGAGGAGAGGTCTTGTCTTCGGGTGAAATGAGCGAAATTATAAAATCTCAGCAATTCGAGATAAATGTGCTTAGGAATGAAAATTTATTATTAAAAACAAAAATAGCAAAGGCTCTTAAGCAGGGCTTGAAAGTATAG
- a CDS encoding FapA family protein, producing the protein MEKAWTLKKNNSGKWFLTFTALLEPENCPSADEILLEAKRKGIKSSSLVSKKTIEDYLKKHTGSGIEPVSLPLELDPNFDARITTNNDKTAAYLYVRKAADSANEVDMSTINRLLQRSNIANIDTEKVKEGLNDFINSSEMEFSMLIAEGSPPKRGPDKKLITHFEQIPDHEVHRLADRLKRSDLRTPDVENPTTDKDYPLSEAETLTVVEKGDLIYEVEDAGLGEAGVDVYGQSIPGLPGNDPFFLDLRNIVQNHSELRAGETGLLLIANTERGLKIRIVPYRDAKVRAVISRDKMEVSLILQSGLGAGERLSVIGVKTALNEVNLLDSISDAKINEIIESARKLNDECEFVILSGTPPIAPGSYRLEWSVKFNEELSTATVEKDALILTARLLPKGEKGKNVFGESIDPKNAEPTDLPANDETIKVTEEKHVIKFFAAESGELSFFNNALSISSLKTIQSDIDTKFGDISFPGNLIITGDIKDDVKVKSKGKLTITGTVEKALIYSEDSLILNGGINGKGRGTVWAKDKTDLQYAENARVFSGSDISIASYCFKCLVKTNGTVHLTGNPGVLLGGSIHAAKGVSVHDLGAEKTIRTIISFGQDYLIKDEIEVREKEIEDNNAELSKIEKDLQANPPDVDALRQKKVKLLKRNSALTVRIFNLKENFEFHIPSKIKVTGSVYPGVVLESHGRYFEVMETHHNVFFEFDEKNGQIICSPIKEIEVELE; encoded by the coding sequence ATGGAAAAGGCGTGGACATTAAAGAAAAATAACAGTGGAAAGTGGTTTTTAACCTTTACAGCCTTACTTGAGCCTGAAAATTGCCCCTCAGCCGATGAGATTCTTCTTGAGGCAAAAAGAAAGGGAATAAAAAGCTCATCTCTGGTAAGTAAAAAAACTATTGAGGACTATTTAAAAAAACATACCGGCTCAGGTATAGAACCTGTTTCATTGCCGCTTGAGCTTGATCCCAACTTTGATGCAAGAATTACGACAAATAACGACAAAACGGCGGCCTATCTTTATGTAAGAAAGGCTGCCGATTCCGCTAACGAAGTGGACATGTCTACTATAAACAGACTTCTCCAGAGAAGTAATATTGCAAATATCGATACGGAAAAGGTAAAAGAAGGTTTAAACGATTTTATAAATTCTTCAGAGATGGAGTTTTCCATGCTGATTGCTGAAGGTTCTCCCCCAAAAAGAGGGCCCGATAAAAAACTTATCACTCATTTTGAGCAAATACCTGACCATGAGGTACATCGTTTGGCAGACCGTTTAAAGAGGTCCGATTTACGTACCCCTGATGTGGAAAATCCCACGACAGACAAAGATTATCCTCTTTCCGAAGCTGAAACCCTTACGGTTGTCGAAAAAGGCGATCTTATCTATGAGGTTGAAGATGCAGGATTGGGAGAGGCCGGTGTTGATGTATACGGTCAGTCTATTCCCGGGCTTCCGGGCAATGACCCTTTTTTCTTGGATTTACGAAACATAGTACAAAACCATTCAGAGTTGCGTGCAGGAGAAACCGGCCTTCTTTTAATAGCAAATACCGAAAGAGGCTTAAAGATTCGCATAGTTCCATATAGGGATGCAAAGGTAAGAGCGGTAATAAGCCGCGATAAGATGGAAGTTTCTCTTATTTTGCAGTCGGGACTGGGTGCAGGAGAAAGACTTTCGGTAATAGGCGTAAAAACGGCATTAAACGAGGTCAACCTTCTCGACTCAATTTCGGACGCAAAAATAAACGAAATTATAGAATCTGCAAGAAAGTTAAACGATGAATGCGAGTTTGTAATATTAAGCGGAACTCCTCCGATTGCTCCCGGCTCTTATAGGCTTGAATGGTCGGTTAAATTTAATGAAGAGCTTAGTACGGCAACTGTAGAAAAGGATGCCCTGATTTTAACGGCCCGTCTTTTACCTAAGGGAGAAAAGGGTAAAAATGTTTTTGGTGAGTCTATTGACCCCAAAAATGCAGAGCCCACAGATTTGCCTGCTAATGATGAAACAATAAAAGTTACCGAAGAAAAGCATGTTATTAAGTTTTTTGCTGCAGAATCGGGAGAGCTTTCTTTTTTTAACAATGCCCTTTCAATCTCATCGCTTAAAACCATTCAAAGCGATATAGATACCAAATTCGGCGATATAAGTTTTCCCGGCAACCTGATTATTACCGGAGATATTAAAGATGACGTAAAGGTAAAATCAAAGGGAAAATTGACAATTACCGGAACTGTAGAAAAAGCTCTGATTTATTCTGAGGATTCTCTTATTTTGAACGGCGGTATAAATGGAAAGGGAAGGGGAACCGTTTGGGCTAAGGATAAAACCGATTTACAATATGCGGAAAATGCCAGAGTTTTTTCGGGCAGCGATATAAGTATAGCTTCTTACTGTTTTAAGTGTTTGGTAAAAACAAACGGTACCGTTCATTTGACAGGCAACCCCGGGGTACTGCTCGGCGGAAGCATCCATGCTGCAAAGGGTGTTTCGGTTCATGACTTGGGGGCCGAAAAAACCATAAGGACAATTATCTCGTTCGGACAGGATTACTTGATAAAAGATGAAATTGAAGTCCGTGAAAAAGAAATAGAAGATAATAATGCCGAGCTTTCAAAAATCGAAAAAGACTTGCAGGCAAATCCCCCTGATGTCGATGCTTTAAGACAGAAAAAGGTTAAGCTTTTAAAAAGAAACAGTGCTCTTACGGTCCGCATATTTAATCTAAAAGAAAATTTTGAATTTCACATTCCTTCAAAAATAAAGGTTACAGGCTCGGTTTATCCGGGCGTTGTACTTGAAAGTCACGGCCGTTATTTTGAAGTTATGGAAACTCATCATAACGTATTTTTTGAGTTTGATGAAAAAAACGGACAAATTATATGTTCACCTATTAAAGAAATTGAAGTAGAATTAGAATAA